In the Granulosicoccus antarcticus IMCC3135 genome, CCAGCACCGAATGAATAACCACCAACAGCGCATCCCCCTTCTGTTGCGTCGTGTAGCCGGATCGCCAGGCGGAAATTCTCGTCAGAGTGGCGTCCTGATCGATGAGCGAGCTGAGCTCGTCGTCTGCCGCATCACGCAAAGCAAGCTCACCGTCGTCCCGGGCCACGCAAAAGAATCTGCGCCGGTCATGATCCCCCGATGCGTCGGATACGAATACCGGGCCGGCGATCTCGATGAAAATGACAGTCAATGTGTTAGCGTCAGCAGGAGCGGGTGGCCAGCGGAACACTGAATCGGAGGTAAGAGTGGCCAGACCCTCAGGTGTGACATTCTCCAACGGCGTGATGTTGGCAATTGGCATATCAGGAAAGCCGGGAAAGCTGTCACCGGGTACATCGAGTGTAAGTTCGTTAGGCGGGAGCGATGCACTGTCGACATAGCCAGAGTCGCCGGGTTCCGGATCCTGCAATAAGGTGTGCCAGGTACCTGCTGGTGAACTGAACACCAGTGCCTCACCGGCGCTGATGGACTCAACTTCGATTGTGCTGTCCGGTTCAATGATGAAGGCGGCTCCGAGACCCCATGGGGTAATGGCATCTGTCGAGCACAGATCAGGCGACGGCACGACTGTCTCGATGGTTCGCTCGTTTCCAAGAGGTTGATTAAGCAGCGCGAAGCTAGCCTCTATCGAAGTGCCTCGTTGACCGTCACCCAGCTGCTGATTGAGCCAGACGGCTCCCAAGCGTTGAATCGGTACGTTACTCGTCTCGCCGATTTCGGCGGACGGGTCAGCCGATCCGTTGTCGCAGGCGCTGATCGTGAATGCCACAATCAGCAGGAGTCGAAGTGGTCGAGCTAGATCAGAGCCAGGCAACATATTTTAGAAGTTCAGTTGAGGATCTTCAGCGTTAACGTCATCATCTTTGCTAACGGACGAGAGAAGCTGGCCGCAGTCTAGCCTCCGGTCGGTTGACTTGCCCAGTAGCTCTCTTCGGTCCCCGAGTATAGGACATATCAAAACATCGACCACCACTAGTGGTGTAACCGCTTGATAAATTCCAGTTATAGTCTAACTTCATAATAATACTTTGCAACCTGTTGAAGTGATTGAGAATGCCTAAGCGTCATGTGGTTAAGTTGTCCGAAGAAGAGCGCCATGCTCTGGAGCAGATCTGTAAAACGGGACGCATAGCGGCGCAGAAGCGACGACATGCACAGATTTTGTTACTGGTTGATCAAGGAGAGCATGGTCCTTCGATGACCGATGCCGAGGTTGCTGAGCGAATGGAACTGACCACCCGTTGCATCGCAAAGACACGCCAGCGATGTGTGGAAGAAGGATTGGAACTGGCGCTGCAGCGTAAGAGACGCAGTCGAGAGCGAACGGCAAGATTGGATGGCGATGCGGAGGCCAGGCTAGTAAGCCTGGCTTGCAGTGATGCGCCAGAAGGCCAGGTGCGTTGGACGTTGAAGCTGTTGAGCGAGCGTCTGATTGAGCTGGAAATTGTCGAAAGCGTGGCTTATGAAACGGTGCGTCAAGTTTTAAAAAAACATCATAAAACCTTGGCAGAAACGCATGTGGTGCATAGCGCCTAAAGAGGACGCGGGGTTTGTCTGCCAGATGGAGGCTGTACTGGATGTGTATAAAAGACCTTTTGATGCAGAGTATCCTGTGGTTTGTATGGACGAGACAACCAAACAATGCACGCGTGAGGTACAAAAACCGATCCCGGCATCGCCTGGCCAAAGTGAGCGCTACGACGGAGAGTACGAGCGCAATGGAGTTGCCCACCTGATGGTGTTCTATACGCCATTGGAGAGTCGACGCACGGTGCGTATTGCCGACAATCATGCGTCGGGCGAATGGGCCGAAGGCGTCCGTGACCTGGTGGAGAATCAATACCCCCACGCGAAAAAGATCACGCTGGTTATGGACAACCTGAGCACTCATAGCGGAGCCTCCCTATACAGAACGTTCGAACCCGCCGTGGCACATGCGCTTATGCAGAAGCTTGAGTTTGTCTTTACACCCAAGCATGGCAGTTGGTTGAATATGGCTGAATGTGAGTTCAGCGTTCTGGCCAGGCAATGTTTGGATCGACGCATTGCCGACGTGCCTACGCTGACCAAGGAGATAGCCGCATGGCAGACCCATCGCAACGAGAACGCCAAGCCTGCCGACTGGCGCTTTACAACCGACGATGCTCGTATCAAACTCAAAAGGCTTTACCCGAAAGTATCATGCAGTTAACCTACTAGGCTGGCATACCGAATACCCAACATCCATGGCTTTTCATCAATCATACAGCTGCCAGGTACCTGCCCATTCACCCTTTGAAGCACTTGCTGGGCCTGGGACGCTCACTCCACCACTCATCTAGCATCTGATCAATCTTCACCACGCAACCATCCGTCTTACGGTTCTCGTCACTTGGGCAGTATCCTTCGATAATCTTTGCTTCGGAGTTTCTCCTGGCAAACACCTGGCGGCGGCGCACTCTAGAGCTGCCAAGTGCTTTCAACGCTTGATGTCGACCGTGCCTATGACAGCTTTGCGGATGAAACATACCGTCAATGATCAATGTGATTAGCTATCATCAACAGCCGCTGTGGGCACTTTGCTGACCGTCGTCGCACCAGCCAAATCTTGCAAGTCAGAGGGTTCTTTGTTCAGAACCATGTCAAGTAAATTCTTCAAAGAACAACGCTCTTACTGCGCTTTGCCAACCTGTTTACATGATCCGGCACTCTACAAAACTACCCTACTTCACTTTGGGCAGCTTTCTTAGTTGAGTTTCCATTTTTCTGAAGTGACAGGAGAGAAGTCCACTAAATCCGTACTAATGCTATTTTAACGGATTATTGCGCTTATACGACTATTTGGAATTAGATTTTCGGTTTAGGATTCGTCGGCGTCTTCTGAGTGGCGAGTGAGATCAGGACTGAGTTCTGCCTCCAGTTCACTGACATTGGGCAAGCTGGATTGCAGGTCATCTGGCAAGTTACTAGCGAGGCGGAGACTCAACCGACAGGCATGTCACTGCGCGTCAGTGGGGTCCCGGCAGCGTGGGAGGATTGCTCCCACTTGAGTTCTTCGGTGAATCGAGTATCCGAGTCTAGAATCAGTTGTCGAAGTTCGGTCAACAACAGTCTCTAGGGCTCGGACAAGTCTTTTGAACCAGCCATCAATCTTGTCATTCATTGCAACCTGAATCCACTCTTTGTTTCTTCCCACAAGTCCGCCCAGTCGCATCTCTTATTGCCCCCTCTAGAACCCAAAGATGCGCGAGCCGCGCCGTCACCATGGCCTGAAGCGTCTCCCCTTCCCGTTGCTCGCCCGTGCGCTGCGCGGTGAGTGCCAGCAATTGACCTTTGGTACTCGCCAGCGTCGATTGTGTCTTGCAGGCCGTGGCTGATGCTGATGCTGATGCTGATGCTGATGCTGATGCTGATGCTGATGCTGATGCTGATGCTGATGCTGATGCTGATGCTGATGCTGATGCTGATGCTGATGCTGATGCTGATGCTGATGCTGATGCTGATGCTGATGCTGATGCTGATGCTGATGCTGATGCTGATGCTGATGCTGATGCTGATAGTGATGCTGATAGTGATGCTGATAGTGATGCTGATAGTGATGCTGATAGTGATGCTGATAGTGATGGTGATGGTCAGATTGGAGCTCTCTCGCTGCCGTGCCTCGAGCTGGCTGTTCAGGTCCGTGCGGCTGGATCGTGCCTGGGACAGCGCGTCGGTTTGACGACGGACGCTGTCCCGTTCGACCCGCAACCCGTCGCGCTCGGCCAGGGCCTCATCGCGTAAGTGCTGACGCTCGGCTGTCAGCGTCTGGATGTGCGCTAACAGACAGACGAACGGACGCTTTCGGCGCAGAATTGATACAGTGTAACCAAAGAATTTCTGCATACAGACGGCAATGACAACATCCGGCAGACGAGAACGCTGTGATCTTCGCAAGGGACGAAATGAGCCACACAGATGCTCGGCCTCATTGCAGCGGCTGGCAGCCATCGCCGCAACATCCGTCAGCACCGTCCTTGAGCTCGACGAACCACAGATAGCCTGGAACGCAGACCCCGAACTCTCAACGAACAAAGAAAGCGCAACCATGGTAATGATAACTGTAAGAACGGACGAGATTCCCAAACCGACGTTGAGTTCGACGCTCACGGCGCACAATGACCTTAAAATACTGCCTCTACTGGCGGTCGAAAAGCATCTCGGCTCGTCACCAGAAGGATTATCTCAGACCAAGGCGACCAGACGCCTGACTCAAAATGAGTCGAACGAGGTCGCGGAGAAGAAGACCCAAACACTGCTGAAAATTTTGACCTGTTTCAGGGGCATCATTCCGAGATGAAACGCGCTGGGAACTGATGTCGATCAATCCGAAATCACCAGTACTCTGACAATTTGTTCAGAAGGCAGCTCAATCCTCCCGTGCTGGCGCAATTCTTCCGAAGGTCAACCACGGAATGTCGAAACACAATACGTATTCGGGAGTGGCCGCACTCGAGAATTACGAGTCGTTACTGCTTGCGCTGAACGACGCGCATGTGCTGTCCGAGTGCGAGATCATGGGCGGTTTCGAGGACACTGCGGCTGCCAATAAAAACGCGGACGATTCTGACGTCGACCTTGCCTGAAAATTGATTCCTCCTCAGGGGAATTTGACCCTGTTCATGAGCGCCGACGAAACGTTGCAAACAATGAGAGGCTGGATACCCTGTAGACGTTACAGGCAGCCGCGTAGTCCAGAAGGACCGGTCAGATTTACGCAACGCCGAGGTAATACCAGATATTCAGAGCGAACGAATTAAGTTCGCTACCGCACAGACAACCTTTGTCCTTCGAGTTCATAAAAGAACCAGTTTGAGCTATCGAGTTGATGGCCGACCAGAATCGCATTTCCTGCTTGCAGCACCGCAAGCTCACTCTTCCTGTCGACTACTGGAGCTTTCCCCATGATTTCACTTCGTACTGTTGCAATCGCGACCGCCCTGAGCACTTTTGGCCTTACTGGGTGTGCCCAGATGCCCGTCGGGCACAACGCTCAACGTCCTGATGCCGCATCCACTGGAAACATGTCCATGCCGATGGACGGTTCCGAGGCGCAAATGGCTCGCATGGACGAACAGATGACGGCCATGCAGGCGATGCACGACAAGATGATGGAGGCCAAGACGCCGGAAGAGCGAAACGCCATGATGGCGGAGCATACGGAGGTCATGCAGAACAGCATGGCCATGATGAATGAAATGGGCTCTGGCGGCATGATGGACAAGGGCGGCATGAAAGACAAGCCCGACATGCAGGACAAGGACCGGATGCATAGTGACATGGGCAAGCATCGCAAGATGATGGAAAAGCGCATGCAGATGATGCAGTCCATGATGCAGATGATGATGGACCACATGCCCCCTGCCCCGGGCAAGTCTTGAAGGGCGACGAAAAGAGAGCCGGAGTATCCGCACGTCGACTCGCTTACTACAAGTTTGGTACAGTGGGCAGATAAACATGATCGGTGATCGTCATCTGCGTAGGAGATGCGTGCTGACACGGCGCGTGAAGATTGCAACGCACCCTTCGTCTGCCTGGAGCGATTGCTCTGGCGTTCTTCTTTACTCAGGAGGTTCTATGAAGTACTTGACGGCGATTGTTGTTTGTTTGATGCCTATGCTCGCCAGTGTCGTCGCAACAGCTTTCGCCCTTCACTGAACCAGAGCACTCCACTGACCATCGCCACACACACGGACCACTGGCCCGCCGAGAGCGGTACAGTGCCGAAGGCGAGGTTGAGGAATGGCAGGTGAACGAGCGCCCCCTTGCAGTGCTGTCGACAACGCTACCGCGGCCCACAGCCAGCGGTTTGAGAAAGCGGCTCGGAACGCGGATGCGGACTTGGAGCGCGCGTTAACGCAGTTGAAAAGCTGTGTCAGCACCAGCACCGTGAAGGTGGCGGTGCGCGCCAGTTCCAGGCTGTGCGGGCCGGCGCCCAGCCAGGTATCAACCGGCTCGATCAGTCCACCGGGCAAGAACAGGTCCAGCGTCAGCAGGGTCAGCACCGACGTCGACAATGCCAAGACCTGCCGCAATGCGCACCGCCGTGCGCGGATGGTCGCCGGTGATCATGATCACGCGGATGCCGGCCTGCCGGGCCTGGTCGATTGCCACGGCCGCCTCCTTGCGAGGCGGATCGATGATGCCCACTGTGCCGAGGTACTCCAGATTCTGTTCAAATGAGGCCGCCTCCTCCGCAGCATCGGTCGGCACCTTCGCGTCAGCTGCCACGTTGCGGCGCGCCACGGCCAGCGTGCGCAGCGCCTCATCGCTCATCGCAGCCACGTCGGCAAATATCTGCGAGTGCAAGGCTGCATCGAGTGCAACCGTAGATTCGCCGTGGCGTGTGTGAGGTGGTCATCTTCGCCAACGCCGCTACTGCCTGCGCCGTCTTGGCTTCCTGCAGCCAGCCCAGCACGGCGTTCAGCACCACCACGCAGATGATGACGATGGCATCCAGAGGCCAGCCGGCCACATCTGGTTGACTCCGGCCATCAAACCACCAGGCAGCCAGAGCCACAGCTGCTGCTATACCCAGCAGGTAGACCAGCGGGTTCTGCAGCTGCGCCAACGCCCGGCGCCAGACTGGCACGGGTGGCAGAGCGCGCAGTTCGTTCGGACCGTCCGCGCGCAGCCGCTTGGCAGCCTCCCCGGCGTCGAGTCCACGCTCCAGGTTGGTGCCAAGCGATGAGACCAGATCGTCAAAATCGATCAGCGACGGGTCTTTCGGTGAAGCTTTCTGCGATTCGGGATCTGGCATCGGCGTAGTTGAGAAAGACCCTTTCCGACCCGTGCGTCGCGCCTGGCCGGTAACCCGTACGTCGTCGTGTCCGTATACGTCGATTTTCTGCAGATTCCTGAATTGGCGAAGCATGGTGTTCTGGCTTTCAACGGTTTCAAACGCAGAGCGTCCGGCAGGAGTAGGGTCAGTGGACGCGCAGCAAGGTGCATGGTCCAATGGACAGTTTGCCCGGAACAGGGAAATTAAAAGTGCGCCTCTGGCGGCACGGCGTCTGTGCGATAGCGCACAATGCAGCTCCGACGGCGCCAGAGCCTGCCCCTGCGCAATGCCGCCGGTTAACACACCGGTTCCCAGCAAATGCGCGAGCCATTGCAAGCAGGCAGAACGCTGTCAACCGCGCTGCTACGCCGGTAATTGAAGAACCTCTACGTAGCTCCTTCTATCCGCCGCATAGCAGTCGCACGCCGCCGCCTCAAGGCCGACTCGATCGAGCACCGTCAATACGCCGCGGCGATATCTGATGTGCCCGGCACGCTGCAATTCGCTCGCGGCCCGGGTGACGCCAACGCGACGAACACCCAGCATATAGGAGAGAAATTCTTGCGTGACGCGAAACCTGTCTGCATGAGCCCGGTCCTGACTCATCAGCAGCCAGCGGGCCAGACGCGGACCAATTTCGTGGTAACGCAGGCACGCCGCCGAGGTGGCGAGTTGCCTCATCAGCACATAGGCATAGCGGTTCAAACTGGTGCGCAGCGCCCCGCTCTGGGCGAGCTCGTGCACGAACACGCCGGCGCCGATGCGCCACGCCGAGCCCGCCCCTTGCACGAGGGCGTGCAAGGGTGTGGTCGACACGCCCATGGCCAGCTGAATCCCGAGCATGCCTTCGCGTCCTACCATACCGACTTCCAGGGCTGCCTTGCCGTCGATCTGGGTCAGCAGCGAGATGAAGCCGCCGACGGGAAAATACACGTATCGCGTTCGTTCTCCAGGCTCACACAACACCTCTGCGAAGACCAGATCGATTGGTTCGCAAAGGCTGAGCAGGTGCAGGCCGTCCTTGCGCGGAAGGCGTTCGATCAGGTGGTTCTGGGCGTCGGTCATGAACTCTCACCGGGTGGTCCCGATGCCGAAGCAAATGGACAACCGAGTCTAACCTCGCTTCGCCCCGGGGACTGTCTGCCAGCGTACGGAGCGGTATCGGTGGGGTCGACATGCTCGTGGCGCGATCGCCGTCCTGATTGAACGCTGGCGCTCAGGTCGCCTGGAGAGCCGGTAGCAGGCGGTCGTATTCCTTCTTGACGACCGCGTAGCATTCGCACGTCCGCTGTTCCAGGCCTTTGCGGTCCAGCACCGTGATGTGGCCCCGCGCATAGCGGATCAAGCCGGCCCTCTGCAGCTTGAGCGCCGCTTCGGTTACGCCCTCACGTCTTACGCCGAGCATGTTGGCGATGAGTTCCTGGGTCATCACGAGCTCATTACCGTGTAGGCGATCCAGGCTAAGCAGCAGCCAGCGGCACAGTTGCTGATCAAGAGAGTGGTGTCGATTGCAGACCGCCGTCTGCGCCATTTGCGTGATCAGCGCTTGCGTGTAGCGGAGTAATACGCGCATCACCGGGCCGGAGCGGTTGAACTCGCCCTTGATCACGCCGGCCTTTAGACGAAATCCCTGCCCCGCACTTTGCACGACGGCGCGGCTGGGCGTCGACTCGCCGCCCATGAAAAGGGAAATGCCGACCGCGCCTTCGTTGCCGACCACCGCAATCTCGGCCGACGCACCGCTTTCCATCACGTAGAGCAGAGAGACGATCGCCGTCGACGGAAAGTAGATGTGCGTCTGCTGCGTGCCAGACTCATAGAGCACGTCGCCGAGGGACAACTTGACCCACTCCAGCTGGGGAAGCCACCGCGTCCATTCGGCCTCGGGCAGCGCCGCGAGCAGGTGGTTGGACTTGGGGTCATGGCCGATCGGCATTGGATGCTCCAGTAAACCCTGTTCGCAGAATCTCGCCTATGTCTTGGAGGTCAGCGGTTAGTATACGCAAAGGGTTTGCTCTATGTGCGACAGCGCACGGACGGCGGGATCCCGAAGCGCATAGCTTGCCAAGGATCCGTAGCTCCCTGCCCTGTCCCGCTATGCCCATGGGGTGGCGTTGGCGTTCGGAGTAGAGCAGCAGCCACCGCGTATTACAGGCGTGAGTCGTGTGCCGCATCCGCCTGGCTCGCAATGACTGAAAACAATCAAATCATGAATACCTCATCAGCATCTAACGTTCTTGACCCCGACATGTTGCGCAAGCTGGATGCCTACTGGCGTGCGGCAAATTACCTCTCGGTCGGGCAGATCTATCTCTATGACAATCCGCTGCTGAAGGAGCCACTCACGCTTGGGCATGTCAAACCGCGCCTGCTCGGCCATTGGGGCACGACGCCGGGGCTCAATTTCATTTACAGCCACCTGAACCGTGTCATCAAGTCATACGATCTCAATATGATCAATATCACCGGGCCCGGTCATGGCGGACCGGGGTTGGTTGCCAACGCCTATCTGGAGGGCACCTACAGCGAGGTTTATCCCAAAATTTCGCAGGACGAAGTCGGCCTGAAGCAGTTGTTCAAGCAGTTCTCATTTCCGGGCGGTATCCCGAGCCACGTGGCACCCGAGACGCCGGGATCGATCCATGAGGGCGGCGAACTGGGATACGCGCTTTCCCACGCCTATGGCGCGGCCTTCGACAATCCCAACCTCATCGTTGCCTGCGTTGTTGGTGATGGCGAAGCCGAAACCGGCCCGCTGGCAACGAGTTGGCATTCGAATAAATTTCTCAATCCGGAGCGTGATGGCGCGGTGCTGCCGATCCTTCACTTGAACGGCTACAAGATCGCCGGACCGACGGTATTGGCACGCATTCCCCGCGACGAACTGGACGCTCTATTTCACGGGTTCGGCTACACGCCCTGGTTTGTCGAAGGTGATGATCCGATGACCCTGCATCAACTCATGGCCGCAACGCTGGATGCTGTTATCACTGAGATTCAGAATATCCAACGAGAGGCACGGGCCAATGGGTTCAGCAGGCGCCCAAGCTGGCCCATGATCATACTGCGCTCGCCCAAGGGCTGGACCGGCCCGAAGGTGGTCGATGACAAGACGACCGAGGGCACGTTTCGTTCTCATCAAGTGCCGATGGGCGAGATGGACAAGCCGGGGCATCTGGCGCTGCTGGAAAGCTGGATGAAGAGCTACCGACCGGAAGAATTGTTCGATAGCGAAGGCAAGCTCCACGCTGAGATCGCGGAACTGGCCCCCGTGGGAGAGCGTCGCATGAGCGCAAATCCCCACGCCAATGGCGGCCTCCTGCTGCAGGATTTGCATCTGACCGATTTCGTCAAGCATGCAGTCGAGGTCCCATCACCCGGCGCGGTGATGGCCGAGGCCACTCGCGTACAGGGGCAGTTCATTCGAGATGTGATCAAGCACAACCCGGACAACTTCCGCGTGTTCAGTCCGGATGAAACCACGTCCAATCGCTGGGGCGTCGTGTTCGAGGTCACCAACCGCTGCTCCACCGCCGAAATTCATGACTTCGACGACCATGTTGCGCCCGATGGTCGTGTGATGGAAATGCTGAGTGAGCATCAATGCGAAGGCTGGCTGGAGGGTTACCTGCTCACAGGCCGACATGGCTTCTTTTCCTGTTACGAAGCTTTCATCCACATCGTTGACTCGATGTTCAACCAACACGCCAAGTGGTTGAAGGTGACCCGTGGCATTGCCTGGCGGCGGCCCATTGCTTCGCTGAATTACCTGCTCACCTCGCATGTCTGGCGACAGGACCACAACGGATTCACCCATCAGGACCCGGGGTTTATCGACCACGTCGTCAACAAGAAGGCCGAGGTCATCCGCATTTATCTGCCACCTGATGCGAATACGTTGTTGTCGGTAACCGATCATTGCCTGCGCAGCCGTAACTACGTGAATGTCGTCATTGCAGGCAAGCAACCTTCGCCGCAGTGGCTCGACATGGATGCTGCCATCCAGCACTGTTCAACTGGCATTGGAATCTGGAGTTGGGCGAGCAACGACCAGGGCAGCGAACCCGATGTTGTGATGGCGTGCTGTGGCGATGTTCCAACGCTCGAAACGATGGCGGCCGTCGATTTGTTGCGGTCCTATTTTCCGAAATTGAAAGTCCGCGTTGTCAATGTTGTTGATCTGATGAAGCTCCAGTCAC is a window encoding:
- a CDS encoding phosphoketolase: MNTSSASNVLDPDMLRKLDAYWRAANYLSVGQIYLYDNPLLKEPLTLGHVKPRLLGHWGTTPGLNFIYSHLNRVIKSYDLNMINITGPGHGGPGLVANAYLEGTYSEVYPKISQDEVGLKQLFKQFSFPGGIPSHVAPETPGSIHEGGELGYALSHAYGAAFDNPNLIVACVVGDGEAETGPLATSWHSNKFLNPERDGAVLPILHLNGYKIAGPTVLARIPRDELDALFHGFGYTPWFVEGDDPMTLHQLMAATLDAVITEIQNIQREARANGFSRRPSWPMIILRSPKGWTGPKVVDDKTTEGTFRSHQVPMGEMDKPGHLALLESWMKSYRPEELFDSEGKLHAEIAELAPVGERRMSANPHANGGLLLQDLHLTDFVKHAVEVPSPGAVMAEATRVQGQFIRDVIKHNPDNFRVFSPDETTSNRWGVVFEVTNRCSTAEIHDFDDHVAPDGRVMEMLSEHQCEGWLEGYLLTGRHGFFSCYEAFIHIVDSMFNQHAKWLKVTRGIAWRRPIASLNYLLTSHVWRQDHNGFTHQDPGFIDHVVNKKAEVIRIYLPPDANTLLSVTDHCLRSRNYVNVVIAGKQPSPQWLDMDAAIQHCSTGIGIWSWASNDQGSEPDVVMACCGDVPTLETMAAVDLLRSYFPKLKVRVVNVVDLMKLQSQSDHPHGLEDAEFDRLFTVDKPVIFAYHGYPTLIHRLTYRRTNHDNFHVHGYQEEGTTSTPFDQVVMNEMDRFHLVANVIDHVPQLGVNAAHVMQTITDKLAEHKVYIAEHGVDMPEIRNWQWPAHV
- a CDS encoding cation-transporting P-type ATPase is translated as MQRLAAIAATSVSTVLELDEPQIAWNADPELSTNKESATMVMITVRTDEIPKPTLSSTLTAHNDLKILPLLAVEKHLGSSPEGLSQTKATRRLTQNESNEVAEKKTQTLLKILTCFRGIIPR
- a CDS encoding cation-transporting P-type ATPase, coding for MQWLAHLLGTGVLTGGIAQGQALAPSELHCALSHRRRAARGALLISLFRANCPLDHAPCCASTDPTPAGRSAFETVESQNTMLRQFRNLQKIDVYGHDDVRVTGQARRTGRKGSFSTTPMPDPESQKASPKDPSLIDFDDLVSSLGTNLERGLDAGEAAKRLRADGPNELRALPPVPVWRRALAQLQNPLVYLLGIAAAVALAAWWFDGRSQPDVAGWPLDAIVIICVVVLNAVLGWLQEAKTAQAVAALAKMTTSHTPRRIYGCTRCSLALADICRRGCDER
- a CDS encoding helix-turn-helix domain-containing protein; its protein translation is MPKRHVVKLSEEERHALEQICKTGRIAAQKRRHAQILLLVDQGEHGPSMTDAEVAERMELTTRCIAKTRQRCVEEGLELALQRKRRSRERTARLDGDAEARLVSLACSDAPEGQVRWTLKLLSERLIELEIVESVAYETVRQVLKKHHKTLAETHVVHSA
- a CDS encoding Crp/Fnr family transcriptional regulator; this encodes MPIGHDPKSNHLLAALPEAEWTRWLPQLEWVKLSLGDVLYESGTQQTHIYFPSTAIVSLLYVMESGASAEIAVVGNEGAVGISLFMGGESTPSRAVVQSAGQGFRLKAGVIKGEFNRSGPVMRVLLRYTQALITQMAQTAVCNRHHSLDQQLCRWLLLSLDRLHGNELVMTQELIANMLGVRREGVTEAALKLQRAGLIRYARGHITVLDRKGLEQRTCECYAVVKKEYDRLLPALQAT
- a CDS encoding HAD family hydrolase; this encodes MSDEALRTLAVARRNVAADAKVPTDAAEEAASFEQNLEYLGTVGIIDPPRKEAAVAIDQARQAGIRVIMITGDHPRTAVRIAAGLGIVDVGADPADAGPVLARWTDRAG
- a CDS encoding Crp/Fnr family transcriptional regulator, which codes for MTDAQNHLIERLPRKDGLHLLSLCEPIDLVFAEVLCEPGERTRYVYFPVGGFISLLTQIDGKAALEVGMVGREGMLGIQLAMGVSTTPLHALVQGAGSAWRIGAGVFVHELAQSGALRTSLNRYAYVLMRQLATSAACLRYHEIGPRLARWLLMSQDRAHADRFRVTQEFLSYMLGVRRVGVTRAASELQRAGHIRYRRGVLTVLDRVGLEAAACDCYAADRRSYVEVLQLPA
- a CDS encoding IS630 family transposase, whose amino-acid sequence is MWCIAPKEDAGFVCQMEAVLDVYKRPFDAEYPVVCMDETTKQCTREVQKPIPASPGQSERYDGEYERNGVAHLMVFYTPLESRRTVRIADNHASGEWAEGVRDLVENQYPHAKKITLVMDNLSTHSGASLYRTFEPAVAHALMQKLEFVFTPKHGSWLNMAECEFSVLARQCLDRRIADVPTLTKEIAAWQTHRNENAKPADWRFTTDDARIKLKRLYPKVSCS